Proteins from a genomic interval of Pelosinus sp. IPA-1:
- a CDS encoding adenine phosphoribosyltransferase — MNFKEKIRVVLDFPEKGIRFKDITTLLKEGEVFHQAIDALAEPFKDQGVELVVGPEARGFVVGAPVAYALKAGFVPVRKPGKLPAETLKHEYDLEYGKDSLEIHKDAITPGQRVLIVDDLLATGGTVQATVAMVEALGGVVVGLVFLIELSYLEGRKNLANYNIMSLLKY; from the coding sequence ATGAATTTCAAAGAAAAAATTAGAGTGGTACTTGATTTTCCTGAGAAAGGTATCCGTTTTAAAGATATTACTACCTTGCTAAAAGAGGGAGAGGTGTTTCATCAGGCAATTGATGCTTTGGCGGAACCCTTTAAAGATCAAGGCGTAGAATTAGTTGTAGGTCCAGAGGCTCGGGGTTTCGTAGTTGGAGCTCCAGTTGCTTACGCGCTAAAAGCAGGTTTTGTTCCTGTACGAAAACCAGGAAAATTGCCCGCTGAAACTCTGAAACATGAATATGACTTGGAATATGGTAAGGATTCTTTGGAAATACATAAAGATGCTATCACTCCAGGACAAAGAGTATTAATTGTTGATGATTTATTAGCTACTGGTGGTACTGTGCAAGCAACAGTTGCCATGGTTGAAGCGTTAGGCGGAGTTGTTGTCGGTCTTGTTTTCCTTATCGAATTATCTTATCTTGAAGGTCGTAAAAATTTAGCTAATTACAATATCATGTCTTTGTTAAAATAT
- the recJ gene encoding single-stranded-DNA-specific exonuclease RecJ, which yields MPKIRKSWRVMPENIPLKKELSNSLGISDIIAQVLVNRGIMDKSIAEEFLFGGQEKLGDPYLLKDMEKAVSRIVQAITNQQKMIVYGDYDVDGMTSSALIYKVFTKLGGNIQYYIPERQSEGYGLNSVALETLIASGTELLITVDCGISAIDEVKAVANRLDIIITDHHEPAQYLPVAHAIINPKQRECSYPEKNLAGVGVAFKLCQALWQYYYDNDEKLLEYLDIVAVGTVADIVSITGENRILVKLGLTEIAKTKNIGLKELMEVCRIDANKIDTGKIGFAIAPRLNAAGRISRADYGVELLITEEVERAKELALYLEGENSQRQVVEKNIQAAAEDFIAQIDLNVTKVLVVVGEDWHSGVIGIVASRLVERYYRPVIMVSIRDGIGKASCRSIPAFDIYDALSQCSDILLQFGGHHQAAGLSILPEHIEELRARLNQIANTTLSQADYIPVLTIDSLVSLNEINANFLEQLSCLEPYGMGNQSPIFACKSVEVKDIRTIGQEARHLKLKVSQENITNDVVAWQMGGLAENLQDKEKVELAFFPEFNEWQGKRKIQLRAFDVKQVELTDLERLYLLHKNDAKLRNYSPECFLYADKVISAANEKQQDNWVLKDVRHIADKFSYLLDVVKQQEKTLIFVNTPYEAFTLAARLRECLPSYKDQVGFYHSGLNEEWKNKVQAWFRDDILKVIFTTTLFIKEGLKFDHVGHTMLYSLPFTMQSFLQQCWGGMNTTQSPYIHLLFNNEDIASNHLLLQQKNPERIVVGQIYLVLKQVRSEVTDSQIVEQVRSKYQVAISEASVRTAVKILEELELIQCVISGVEREILILPTPKEKLDIEQSTTFCLGMNQNDEFVKFAEKFMKLSSNELLLAIKGNNV from the coding sequence ATGCCAAAAATAAGAAAATCATGGCGAGTTATGCCAGAAAATATTCCTTTAAAAAAAGAATTAAGTAATAGTCTGGGAATATCAGATATAATTGCACAAGTACTTGTTAATCGCGGTATAATGGATAAAAGTATTGCTGAGGAATTTTTATTTGGTGGGCAAGAAAAATTGGGTGATCCTTATTTACTAAAAGACATGGAAAAAGCTGTTAGCCGTATTGTGCAAGCCATTACAAATCAGCAAAAAATGATTGTATATGGGGATTATGATGTTGATGGTATGACATCAAGTGCACTAATATATAAGGTATTTACTAAATTAGGGGGAAATATTCAATATTATATTCCTGAAAGGCAAAGTGAAGGATATGGTTTAAATAGTGTTGCACTGGAAACGTTGATTGCCAGTGGAACGGAACTTCTAATTACAGTGGATTGTGGTATTAGTGCTATTGATGAAGTTAAGGCCGTTGCTAATCGATTAGATATTATTATTACGGATCATCACGAGCCAGCACAATATTTGCCAGTCGCTCATGCCATTATTAATCCAAAACAGAGAGAGTGTTCCTATCCTGAAAAAAACTTGGCGGGAGTGGGCGTAGCTTTTAAGTTATGCCAGGCACTGTGGCAATATTATTATGATAACGATGAAAAACTATTAGAATATCTAGATATAGTAGCCGTTGGAACGGTTGCTGATATTGTTTCCATAACTGGAGAAAATCGTATATTAGTAAAATTAGGCCTAACTGAAATTGCTAAAACAAAAAATATCGGTTTAAAAGAACTAATGGAAGTTTGTAGAATTGATGCCAATAAAATTGATACAGGTAAGATCGGTTTTGCAATTGCGCCACGTCTAAATGCTGCTGGTCGTATTAGTAGGGCAGACTATGGCGTCGAGTTGCTAATTACGGAGGAGGTAGAACGAGCAAAGGAGTTGGCGCTTTATTTAGAAGGAGAGAATTCTCAGCGTCAAGTGGTAGAAAAGAATATTCAAGCAGCTGCAGAAGATTTTATAGCGCAGATAGATTTGAATGTTACTAAAGTGTTAGTAGTAGTAGGAGAAGACTGGCATTCGGGAGTCATTGGTATTGTAGCTTCTCGATTAGTAGAAAGATATTATCGTCCTGTTATAATGGTTAGTATACGCGATGGCATTGGAAAGGCATCTTGTCGGAGTATCCCTGCTTTTGATATATATGATGCATTAAGTCAATGTTCTGATATATTGTTGCAGTTTGGCGGACATCACCAAGCAGCAGGTTTAAGCATACTACCTGAGCATATTGAGGAACTCAGAGCACGGTTAAATCAAATTGCGAATACTACACTCTCACAAGCCGATTATATACCAGTATTAACTATTGATTCTTTAGTTTCGTTAAATGAAATTAATGCAAATTTTTTAGAACAGTTAAGTTGCCTTGAACCTTACGGTATGGGGAATCAAAGCCCTATATTCGCTTGTAAATCAGTTGAAGTTAAGGACATTCGTACGATCGGTCAGGAAGCAAGACACTTAAAATTGAAAGTGAGTCAAGAAAATATTACGAATGATGTTGTTGCTTGGCAAATGGGAGGATTAGCTGAAAATTTACAGGATAAAGAAAAGGTAGAATTAGCATTTTTCCCTGAATTTAATGAGTGGCAAGGCAAACGGAAAATTCAATTGCGTGCTTTTGATGTAAAACAAGTAGAGCTGACAGATTTAGAACGATTGTATCTGCTGCACAAGAATGATGCAAAACTAAGAAATTATTCACCCGAATGTTTTTTGTATGCTGACAAGGTGATTTCTGCTGCTAATGAAAAGCAACAAGACAATTGGGTTTTAAAAGATGTTCGGCATATAGCTGACAAATTTTCGTATCTACTGGATGTAGTTAAGCAACAAGAAAAAACCTTAATATTTGTAAATACACCCTATGAAGCCTTTACTTTGGCAGCAAGATTAAGAGAATGCCTCCCAAGTTATAAAGACCAAGTCGGATTTTATCATTCAGGATTGAATGAAGAGTGGAAAAATAAAGTTCAAGCTTGGTTTCGGGATGATATACTTAAGGTTATATTTACTACAACCTTGTTTATAAAAGAAGGTCTAAAATTTGATCATGTTGGACATACGATGTTATATAGTTTGCCCTTTACGATGCAAAGCTTTCTGCAACAATGTTGGGGTGGGATGAATACTACGCAAAGTCCCTATATCCATTTATTATTTAACAATGAGGATATTGCTAGTAATCACTTATTGTTGCAGCAAAAAAATCCTGAACGTATCGTTGTTGGACAAATTTATTTAGTGCTAAAACAAGTCAGATCTGAGGTAACAGATTCTCAAATAGTAGAACAAGTACGGAGTAAATATCAAGTTGCCATTTCAGAAGCTTCTGTTCGTACTGCTGTTAAAATTTTAGAAGAATTAGAGTTAATACAGTGCGTAATATCTGGAGTAGAAAGAGAAATATTGATATTGCCTACACCAAAAGAAAAACTTGACATTGAACAATCTACTACGTTTTGTCTAGGTATGAACCAAAACGATGAATTTGTGAAGTTTGCAGAAAAATTTATGAAATTATCAAGTAATGAATTGTTATTAGCAATTAAAGGTAATAATGTTTAG
- a CDS encoding VWA domain-containing protein has product MIKNKEHFFNPQFLHEIEPVLEELQHIFSMDMGARIGQTTVCSQKLHSFHPKMPERVHILQDIDAGQIFYQRTEPGGIYHIDIFHQCGLVDHYMVANEIQKVVEGYNKEHVVRQLGRGNAVMADFIDIQTSTGGGRVTGKLEYGKRAALRKAHSNHVHITAMIPPQHLACLICIVMAVENVILSCNLELRCNEKIENVRGLSKEKYDLSAYMDESDSLLQENKNNTIFEVDAKLGENEWINKSDKTEELKEFLEKDHSKNKDPKPAGGINSCRVPEILASEGMIQLAGNLLSIEEYGKGFKSYLETQLPEIEAHLRKVVREAKCLSKQLGKSKFLENSAGFYSEEKHICHGKTVKEYGGLAIAEMVNAAAQRMVENGDKTFKILHNDIRYFNNRKRRKIEFCLLIDASSSMDGQRIHIAKLLARYLFFSTNDRISVLVFQQNQAWVQVPFTHDFRQLEQSLEGIKAYGETPLALGLKACLEYIEQEKAKNPFIILITDGVPTLGTVTTNPINDALATAKKIKSSNYGFTCIGLKPHLFYLKQLAEVAGGSIYAIEDLDERGLC; this is encoded by the coding sequence ATGATAAAAAATAAGGAGCATTTCTTTAACCCTCAATTCTTGCATGAAATAGAACCTGTGCTTGAGGAGCTACAACATATTTTTAGCATGGATATGGGTGCTCGTATTGGACAGACCACAGTTTGTAGCCAAAAGTTACACAGTTTTCATCCTAAAATGCCAGAGCGAGTACATATTTTGCAAGATATTGACGCTGGACAAATTTTCTACCAAAGGACAGAGCCAGGAGGTATTTATCATATAGATATATTCCATCAATGTGGTCTTGTGGATCATTATATGGTAGCGAATGAAATACAGAAAGTTGTAGAGGGTTATAATAAAGAGCATGTTGTTAGGCAATTGGGTCGGGGCAATGCTGTAATGGCAGATTTCATTGACATTCAAACGAGTACAGGCGGTGGACGTGTTACTGGTAAGTTAGAGTATGGGAAAAGGGCAGCACTTCGGAAAGCCCATTCAAATCATGTTCATATTACTGCAATGATACCTCCGCAACATTTGGCGTGCTTGATTTGCATAGTTATGGCAGTAGAAAACGTTATTTTATCTTGTAATTTAGAATTACGATGTAACGAAAAAATTGAAAATGTTAGGGGTTTGAGTAAAGAAAAATATGATTTATCAGCTTACATGGATGAATCAGATTCTTTATTACAAGAAAATAAGAATAATACTATTTTTGAAGTCGATGCAAAATTAGGTGAAAATGAATGGATAAATAAATCAGATAAAACAGAAGAACTAAAGGAATTTTTAGAAAAAGACCATTCAAAAAACAAAGACCCCAAGCCTGCAGGTGGTATAAATAGTTGTCGAGTTCCCGAAATTTTAGCATCTGAAGGCATGATTCAACTTGCAGGTAATTTGCTTAGCATAGAGGAATATGGTAAGGGATTTAAAAGTTATTTAGAGACACAGTTACCTGAGATTGAAGCTCATTTAAGGAAAGTTGTTCGAGAAGCAAAATGTTTGAGTAAACAGCTAGGAAAAAGTAAATTCTTGGAAAACAGCGCTGGCTTTTATTCAGAAGAAAAACATATCTGTCATGGTAAAACAGTTAAAGAATATGGCGGATTGGCTATTGCAGAAATGGTAAATGCTGCTGCACAAAGAATGGTTGAAAATGGGGATAAAACATTTAAAATACTACATAATGATATAAGATATTTTAATAACAGGAAAAGAAGAAAAATCGAATTTTGTTTACTAATTGACGCTAGCTCTAGTATGGATGGTCAACGTATTCACATTGCTAAATTGCTAGCAAGATACTTGTTTTTTTCTACAAATGACCGAATAAGTGTACTAGTTTTTCAACAAAATCAGGCATGGGTTCAGGTACCCTTTACCCATGATTTTAGGCAGCTAGAACAAAGTTTGGAAGGAATTAAAGCTTATGGAGAGACGCCATTGGCTTTAGGATTAAAGGCTTGCCTTGAATATATTGAACAGGAAAAGGCTAAAAATCCTTTCATTATATTAATTACAGATGGTGTACCAACACTTGGAACGGTAACTACTAATCCGATAAACGACGCTCTAGCAACTGCTAAAAAAATAAAAAGTAGTAATTATGGATTTACTTGCATTGGCCTTAAACCGCATCTATTTTATTTAAAGCAGTTAGCGGAAGTCGCTGGCGGCAGTATATATGCAATTGAAGACTTAGATGAAAGAGGATTGTGTTAA
- a CDS encoding ATP-binding protein translates to MKSYYQLVRHNGNRDLFKAVELSIIALHNGMPLHIHAEGLRGTGKTTILRSVKELLPPIVRIKNCRYNCHPDMPHCLEHRYLSAEEIVDIGTEIVPCPFLEISHAAKIGTVVGSIDLGKLTNSEVATAAILPGTIPQAHRGVIFIDEINRLADTSPELADVLLDVMGTKPGHLQIEETGLSTVELPISVSIWAASNPDEEPGSLNRIRRQLSDRFDFNVNMGRPNDYQVVWNILEKGKKGEDLTSEECSLNLGNLNNIIVEDNIRRVIAKIYVDFNLESLRAVETIEFAARLSCLLAGRQTVEVRDISQVISLSLAHRINGETITAILNYLENLSNNSLSIENVANNYATKQLPENFDKISDVEKTSWWKNFINILWKKMKFPLQNTQHGTMGTSENGALSAGKIIDPQKTTIIAPSKRAIPMKELPVEEFIVSEGNMPNDKK, encoded by the coding sequence ATGAAATCCTATTATCAACTTGTCCGACACAATGGTAATCGAGATTTATTTAAGGCAGTAGAACTATCTATTATTGCTTTACACAATGGAATGCCTCTACATATTCATGCAGAGGGATTGCGTGGTACTGGCAAAACTACTATTTTAAGATCTGTTAAAGAATTGTTGCCCCCCATCGTAAGGATTAAAAATTGTAGGTATAACTGTCATCCGGATATGCCTCATTGTCTAGAACATCGATATCTATCTGCTGAAGAAATTGTAGATATTGGCACGGAGATCGTTCCATGTCCATTTCTAGAAATATCTCATGCTGCTAAAATTGGGACAGTAGTTGGTAGCATTGACTTAGGAAAACTTACAAATTCAGAGGTGGCAACAGCTGCTATTTTACCTGGTACGATTCCGCAGGCTCATCGCGGAGTTATATTTATCGACGAAATTAATCGGTTGGCAGATACATCTCCTGAATTGGCAGACGTATTATTAGATGTTATGGGGACTAAACCTGGCCATTTGCAAATTGAAGAGACTGGACTATCCACAGTAGAGTTACCTATATCCGTAAGTATTTGGGCGGCATCAAATCCAGATGAAGAGCCTGGTTCATTAAACCGCATTAGAAGACAACTATCCGATCGGTTTGATTTTAACGTTAACATGGGGCGCCCTAATGATTACCAGGTAGTGTGGAATATTTTAGAAAAAGGTAAAAAAGGCGAGGATTTAACGTCTGAAGAGTGCAGCCTCAATTTAGGCAACTTAAATAATATAATAGTTGAAGATAATATCAGAAGAGTGATTGCTAAAATTTATGTTGATTTTAACTTGGAAAGTTTGCGTGCAGTTGAAACTATCGAATTTGCTGCTAGATTATCGTGTTTGCTAGCTGGTAGGCAAACGGTTGAAGTAAGGGATATTAGTCAAGTAATATCTTTATCATTAGCCCATCGTATAAATGGAGAAACAATTACCGCCATTTTAAATTATTTAGAAAATTTATCTAACAATTCTCTTAGTATTGAAAATGTAGCAAACAATTACGCCACAAAACAGTTGCCAGAAAATTTTGATAAAATTAGTGATGTGGAAAAGACTTCGTGGTGGAAAAACTTTATAAATATATTATGGAAAAAAATGAAATTTCCACTTCAAAATACACAACATGGGACTATGGGAACTTCTGAAAATGGAGCTTTATCAGCAGGAAAGATAATAGATCCTCAAAAGACTACTATAATTGCTCCTTCCAAAAGGGCTATTCCGATGAAAGAGTTACCTGTTGAGGAGTTTATTGTTAGTGAGGGTAATATGCCGAATGATAAAAAATAA
- a CDS encoding DUF456 family protein, producing MIFKISILIILLIGQLCTLAPKLHGTLIILGTSFIYALTLGLQFSESQLRTFFVLLILTVVAEGGASFFRVFLTRNYNVSRKYSVNTIVCNLAGIIVADALMGALVGAILWEYLVAKALIPRIKSIGRVIIRLALVALLRFTCGIIMIIIICKYIIFL from the coding sequence TTGATATTTAAAATTAGCATATTAATCATCTTACTTATAGGCCAATTATGTACGTTAGCTCCTAAATTACATGGTACTTTGATAATATTAGGAACAAGTTTTATTTATGCATTAACACTTGGCTTGCAATTTAGTGAATCGCAATTAAGAACTTTTTTTGTTTTACTAATTTTAACGGTAGTAGCAGAAGGTGGGGCAAGTTTTTTTAGAGTTTTTCTAACGCGTAATTATAATGTTTCACGGAAATATAGTGTAAATACTATAGTATGCAACTTAGCTGGGATTATCGTAGCGGATGCCTTGATGGGGGCTTTAGTAGGGGCAATATTATGGGAATATCTCGTCGCAAAAGCCCTTATACCCCGAATTAAAAGTATTGGTAGGGTTATAATTCGTTTAGCTTTAGTGGCCTTATTACGTTTCACTTGTGGGATAATTATGATTATAATTATCTGCAAATATATAATTTTTTTATGA